A single Pedobacter sp. PACM 27299 DNA region contains:
- a CDS encoding S9 family peptidase → MKKLFTLLLLAGASAQAQQNSALSVEKIMRDQKWIGVAPTNFRWAADSKVLFFDWNPENKDKSEGFQVQAASLKREQSDEKLKTAAIGADYIYSGDRSLGIVEKSGDLYLYYPKTKQEQRLTRTIEREINPRFLKDGTVVFQRGDNLFTLQLKNNAITQLTNFVKGKAGNTADKGKPTIQSTWLKDEQTELFDIIKKRNKEGNPVRGRFANLTPEKPEKTIKPIYLEEKFLNGLIVSPDGRYLSYKLMTPAAGTINTIVPNFITASGYVEDIAGRTKVGEPLPTFQSYIYDQQRDTVYSVHTEQIPGIKDLPDYVKDYPKQLAERQKKNEDRQVNLSGPYWNEAGTAAIMLADAQDNKDLWILKLDAATGNLSIVDRQRDEAWIGGPGIGWGNVGWVDQNRFYFQSEASGYSHLYLANIASGEKKQLTSGNWEVQKLELSKDKKTFYITANKDHPGITQFYKLDVNGGPLVQLTSMKGGNEVTLSPDEKWLAINYSYMNKPWELYIQPNKPGAKAVQVTNSTSEEFKAYAWREPDLVSFKNRYGAAVYARVYPAKNPHPNRPAVVFVHGAGYLQNVHYWWSQYSREYMFNNMLADNGYTVIDIDYTASSGYGRNHRTGIYRHMGGKDLTDQVDGVKMLVEKYNVNPKHVGLYGGSYGGFITLMALFNEPDVFASGAALRSVTDWAHYNHGYTSNILNEPYNDELAYKRSSPIYFANGLKGNLLMCHGMVDVNVQFQDIVRLSQRFIELGKDNWELAVYPVEDHGFVEPSSWTDEYKRIYKLFETTLKK, encoded by the coding sequence ATGAAAAAATTATTTACCCTCTTACTGCTTGCAGGTGCAAGTGCTCAGGCTCAGCAAAATTCAGCGCTTAGTGTTGAAAAGATCATGCGTGATCAGAAATGGATCGGCGTAGCACCCACAAATTTCCGCTGGGCTGCGGATAGTAAAGTGCTGTTTTTTGACTGGAATCCTGAAAATAAAGATAAGTCAGAAGGTTTTCAAGTACAGGCAGCTTCCTTAAAAAGAGAGCAGTCGGATGAAAAGCTGAAAACTGCAGCTATTGGTGCCGATTATATTTATTCAGGAGACCGGTCGCTTGGTATCGTTGAAAAATCGGGGGATCTGTACCTATATTATCCGAAAACCAAGCAAGAGCAGCGGTTAACCCGCACCATTGAAAGAGAAATTAACCCTCGGTTTTTAAAAGATGGGACGGTAGTTTTTCAGCGTGGTGATAATCTTTTTACACTCCAACTGAAGAACAATGCAATTACGCAGCTGACGAATTTTGTAAAGGGAAAAGCAGGAAATACAGCGGATAAAGGCAAGCCTACCATTCAAAGTACCTGGCTAAAAGACGAACAAACCGAGCTTTTTGACATCATTAAAAAAAGAAACAAAGAAGGAAATCCGGTAAGGGGGCGTTTTGCTAACCTGACACCAGAAAAGCCGGAGAAAACGATAAAACCGATCTATCTGGAGGAAAAGTTCCTGAATGGATTAATCGTCAGTCCAGATGGCAGATATCTGAGCTATAAGCTGATGACGCCTGCTGCTGGCACTATAAATACGATCGTTCCCAATTTCATCACCGCTTCAGGGTATGTAGAAGATATAGCAGGTAGAACTAAGGTGGGGGAGCCTTTGCCAACCTTTCAGAGCTATATTTACGACCAGCAGCGAGATACTGTGTATAGTGTGCATACGGAGCAGATTCCTGGGATTAAAGATCTTCCGGATTACGTAAAAGACTATCCTAAGCAATTGGCAGAACGCCAGAAGAAAAACGAAGATCGCCAGGTGAATCTTAGCGGGCCATATTGGAATGAGGCAGGAACAGCTGCCATCATGCTGGCCGATGCACAGGACAATAAAGACCTTTGGATTTTGAAACTGGATGCCGCCACCGGAAACTTAAGCATCGTAGACAGACAAAGGGATGAAGCCTGGATCGGCGGCCCTGGGATTGGTTGGGGAAATGTAGGCTGGGTAGATCAAAATCGCTTTTATTTCCAAAGTGAAGCTTCAGGATACAGCCATTTGTATTTGGCAAATATCGCCAGCGGAGAGAAAAAACAACTGACTTCCGGGAACTGGGAAGTGCAGAAGCTAGAACTTTCAAAAGACAAGAAAACCTTCTATATCACTGCAAATAAAGACCATCCTGGGATCACGCAGTTCTATAAACTGGATGTAAATGGTGGGCCATTGGTGCAACTAACCAGTATGAAAGGTGGAAATGAAGTGACGCTTTCGCCGGATGAAAAATGGCTGGCCATTAATTATTCTTATATGAATAAACCCTGGGAGCTGTACATTCAGCCTAATAAACCAGGTGCAAAAGCCGTTCAGGTCACCAATTCTACTTCCGAAGAGTTCAAAGCTTACGCATGGAGGGAACCAGACCTGGTTTCTTTTAAAAATCGTTATGGAGCAGCTGTTTATGCCAGGGTTTATCCGGCTAAAAATCCACATCCAAATCGTCCTGCTGTAGTCTTTGTTCATGGTGCAGGTTATTTACAGAATGTGCATTACTGGTGGAGTCAATATTCCAGAGAGTATATGTTCAATAATATGCTGGCCGACAATGGTTATACCGTAATCGACATCGATTATACGGCAAGTTCTGGGTATGGCAGAAATCACCGCACCGGAATCTACAGACACATGGGTGGAAAAGACCTGACCGATCAGGTGGATGGTGTGAAAATGCTGGTAGAGAAATATAATGTAAATCCGAAGCATGTAGGGCTATATGGAGGCTCTTACGGTGGTTTTATCACGCTGATGGCCTTATTTAACGAACCGGATGTTTTTGCCAGTGGGGCAGCTTTAAGGTCGGTTACCGATTGGGCGCATTACAACCATGGCTATACCTCCAATATTTTAAATGAACCATATAATGATGAATTGGCTTATAAACGCAGTTCTCCGATCTACTTCGCCAATGGTTTAAAGGGAAATTTGTTAATGTGCCATGGTATGGTAGACGTGAATGTGCAGTTTCAGGACATCGTAAGGCTCTCTCAGCGCTTCATTGAACTAGGGAAAGACAACTGGGAGCTGGCTGTTTATCCTGTTGAAGATCATGGTTTTGTGGAGCCATCCAGCTGGACGGATGAGTATAAACGCATTTATAAATTGTTCGAAACGACTTTGAAAAAATAA